The genomic segment AGGTGACGTCATTGTCATTATGGAAGCCATGAAAATGGAGACAGAAATACGCTCAACAGCCAGCGGTACTATCCTTGATATTTTGGTCAAAGAAGGTGATGCAGTGCAGTCTGGGCAAACGATGTTGACATTGGGGTAAGGGAACGTTTATGGATAAGCTCGCCTTACTTTGGCAAAGTACCTCGTTAGCTCATTTTGAGATGGGCCAAATCGTAATGATGGCCGTGGGGTGTTTGTTATTATTTTTAGCAATCGTCAAGAAGTTTGAACCTTTACTGTTAGTGCCCATCGGCTTTGGTGCCATTTTGACCAATATTCCTTTAGCTGGGTTTAGTGAACCAGGCGGCCTGCTTTACTACATATACTATGTGGGTATTGAAACGGGCGTATTTCCGTTACTCATCTTTATGGGAGTAGGGGCAATGACCGATTTCAGTGCGTTGATCGCCAACCCTAGAATGTTATTTCTAGGAGCTGCTGCTCAGTTTGGTATTTTCGGGACCTTGTTCGGTGCAATCGCCTTAAATTTAGTGCCTGGCTTCGAATTCACCTTAAAAGATGCGTCAGCGATCGCTATTATTGGTGGAGCTGACGGGCCGACTGCAATATTTCTGGCTTCTAAACTAGCCCCTGAGTTGCTTGGAGCAATCGCAGTTGCAGCCTATTCCTATATGGCATTGGTGCCCATCATTCAGCCGCCAATCATGCGTTTGTTGACCAATGAAGATGAACGTAACATTAAAATGGCGCAACTTAGGGTGGTTTCAAAACGTGAAAAAATCATCTTCCCGTTAGCTGTATTATTAATGACGATTTTGTTTTTGCCTTCTGCTACACCACTAGTGGGTATGTTTTGTTTAGGCAACTTGATGAAGGAATCTGGCGTGGTTGATCGTTTAAGCAATACTGCTCAGAACGAATTAATCAACATAGTGACGATATTTCTAGGTTTAGCGGTTGGCTCTAAATTATCAGCGGATAAGTTCTTAACCATAGAGACCTTAGGTATTTTAGGGTTGGGCGCCATTGCGTTTTCAATGGGAACGGCTGCAGGTATTCTGATGGCAAAAGTGTTGGGTAAATTTTCTAAGGAGAAGATTAACCCACTGATTGGCGCAGCAGGTGTGTCGGCTGTGCCTATGGCAGCACGCGTGGTAAATAAGGTGGGTTTAGAAACCAATCCACACAATTTCTTACTTATGCACGCCATGGGGCCAAATGTTGCAGGGGTACTTGGCTCGGCGGTTGCCGCAGGTATATTGTTGGCCTTGGTGGGTTAGACGCAGTTGAGTTGCTCAATATCACGCAAAAGGGCTTAGAAGAATAATCTTCTAAGCCGTTTTCTATTAAGCTCTTTAATCGTTAACTCTGGCCGTTTATGAGGGCTTGGTGAGCGTGAACTAACTTCTTGGTGTACTCGTCTTTTGGCCAATGGAAAATCACATCAGTTTTTCCCGATTCCACCACCTTTCCTTGCTTCATGACTAAAATTTTGTCACTGATATGACGTACTATCCCCAAATTATGGGAAATAAAAATAAAGCCAAGACCTAGTTCTCGCTGTAATTCCATTAATAGATTGACGGTTTGAGAGCGTACTGATGGGTCGAGCGCGGCAAAAGGCTCATCGGCAACAATTACTTGAGGGTTAAGTATAATAGCACGCGCTAATGCAACGCGTTGTCGTTGCCCGTCAGAGAGCATATGACGGTAGAAAAAACGATGTTCTGGTAATAAGCCCACTTGTTTCAACGTTTGCTCGACTTTTGCTGTGCGGGCTTGATGGTCAAGGCGAGTGTTAAGCTTTAGCGGCTCTTCTAATATTGAGCCTAGGGTGATCCCAGGGTTGAGCGATTCATTACTATTTTGGAATACCATGCGAATATTAAGCACTCGGTGCTTATTGTCATACTGTTCCAATTTCCGTTCATTGAGATATATTGAACCGCTGTCTGGTTGTTCAAGCCCGACTAATAGCTTCGCAAGTAGCGATTTACCTGAGCCATTTGCCCCAACAATGGCTAATGTCTCCCCTGCTTGAATACTGAAGTTTACTGGACCAAGCGTAAACTTTGAGCCTTTGTTTTGCCAACGCTTACCATGACAATTATCGAACCTTAAATTTTCAACTGAGAGTAAATCGTTCACTTTTGATCTCGATGCAATGGAAAATGACAGCTATAAGTATGCTCGTGAATGCGTCGTACTTCTGGCACTTTCACGCACTCTTTGCGTGCTCTGGGGCAGCGCGGTCCCAAGCGGCATCCAATGGGTAAGTGTTGAAATGTAGGTATGGTGCCCCCTAAAGAACTGAGTGGTGATTTAGGGGGTAAATCAGTACGAAAGCTCGGAGCGCTTTCTAACAGAGCTTTGGTGTATGGATGTAATGCGCGCTTACGGAGTTGTGACATACGTCCACTTTCGACTGTTTGTCCGCAATACAGTACCGTCATATGGTCAGCCATACTGGAAATAGCTAGCAAATCGTGGCTCACAAAAAGAATGCTCAGTTTGCGTACTTTATTTACTCGACTTAACAACTTTAAAATTTGGCTTTTGTCGGTAATTTCCATTCCTCGGGTTGGGTCATCGGCAATTACTAATTTAGGTTGCGAAGCAAGGGCCATGGCAATCATGAATTTCTGGCACACATCATTCGGTATTTGATGAGGTAAGCTGCGCATATAGACTTCATGATCCTTGATGCCCACTCTGTGCAGTAGTTCAGAAGCGTATTTTTTACGCGCTTTGGCACGATTCCAGAACATGCCTTTTTCTAAGCGCGTAGCCAGTATGACCTCTTTTAATTGATCGCCTAAGGGCACGATAGGATCGAGAGAGCTTTTCGGGTTTTGGAAAATAACTGAGATATCAGAACGAATAATTTTACGCCGCTCTCGCACCGACATGGTGAGCAGGTCTTGTCCGCGCCAGGTCATGCGGTCAGCGGTAATACGCCAGCGATCTGAAATTGCGCCTACAATCGCTTTAACGATAATGCTTTTACCTGAGCCTGATTCACCCACAAGCGCGTGAATTTGCCCTTCATTAATGACGAGATTTATTTTGTCTAGTGCTTTGATCCAGCCGCTTTGAGAATCAATCTCAAGGGTCAGATTTTTGATATCCAATAAGCTCATTAGCGTAATAACCTGTAGCGTAAGGCAGAGCGCAAACCGTCACCTACTAAGTTAATTGACATCATCATAAAGAAAATAGCGGCTCCCGGTAATGCGATGTTCCATGGGGCGACATAAGCGGTTGTTAAGCCCTCTGATAATAAGGCGCCTAATTCTGGAGATGGCGCTTGTGCCCCTAAATTTAAAAAGCCAAGTGCACTAATATCTAAGATCGCAACCGATAAAGCCAAGGTAACTTGAACGACCAACATTTCAGCCATATTAGGAAGGATAGAATTAAAGAAAATGTGTATTTTACCAGCACCGTCAAGTTGCGCTGCCAGTACATATTCCTTCTTCATTTTTTGGCGCACAATATCGCGCGTTTGATGAATAAACTGTGGTATCAGCGCTAGGGAGATAGCCCACATACTGTTAACTAGGCCTGTTCCTACAATTGCGATAATAATAATGGCAATCAGCAGGGTAGGGATAGCCATGATGGAATCAAGCAAGTGATTTACGACACTTGAACGTAGACCTTTGCTCATTCCTGCCATGGCGCCCAGCGCTACGCCGATTAGCATGGATATTATCACCAGTACCAAGCTGATCCCAAAGGTCATCCTGCACCCGTAGATGATGCGCGATAACATATCTCGCCCTAAACCATCGGTACCAAATAGATAACTAATATCACCGTTATTATCCCAAGCTGGTGGCACCAAAAGTAGTTCAATATTTTGCTGAAGCGGATCATATGGCGCTAAAAACGGACCAAAAATCATAAGGAAAATAAAAAAGATAACGCAGTATAAGCTGAGCAATGCTGCGTGGTTCTCTTTAAACTCTTTCCACGTATTTTGTATAGGGGAAGGGTAAAACTCTTCTTGATATAAATTAAGACGTGGCATTTTCTGGCCTTCTGCCCGCAGGGTCGAATATTTGGATCACCATATCAATCGTGATGGTAAAAGTGAGCACCAAGGCAGAGACAGCTAACATACCAGCGCGAATGGCGGGAAAATCACGTTGATAAATCGCTTGAATAAGACCATTGCCGATACCGGGCCAAGAGAAAATCGTTTCGACTATCATGGCGTTGGTCAGCAAGGTGGTAAATTGCATAACCAATAATGGCAAAATAGGAATAAGTGCATTTTTTACTCCATGGCGCAAAAATACTTGTCGTGGGCTTAGGCCTCTCGCATAAGCGGCTTGGATATATTCACTGCTCATTACTTCTACTATCGAACGGCGGGTAATACGCAGCACTATGGTGCATGTGACGATGGCAATTGACACACTGGGTAAGACTAAATGGCGCAGGGCGTCTTGAAATGCAAACTCTTTATCTGGCAAATCACTTAATAAAATGTCAACTAAGATAAAACCAGTTTCAAATGGAACGTCATAAAGTAAGCTAATTCTGCCCGAAAGGGGAAACCAACCAAGCTGTATTGAAAAAATCAAAATCGCAATCAGCGCAGCCCAAAAGACCGGGATTGAGTAACCAATAACGCTCGCGGTAAGCAAGGTGAAATCGGTAAACTTATGGTGCCGAAGCCCTGATAGAAAGCCCAATGGCAAGCCAATCAAAAAAGAAAAGAAAAGAGCATAAGCGCTAAGTTCAACACTGGCGGCTAACGAACGGCTAATTTCTTCTGCCAAGGGGAGGCCAGAGCTAAAACTCAACCCCCAGTTTCCGGTAAACAAGTGCGTTACGTATTGCCAATACTGAACGATAAATGAAGAGTGCATCGCATACTGCTCTGCTAATAACGCATACTCTTGCTCTGAACTGTCTCGAATACCCGTGAGGTTGATTAACGGATCGCCAGGGAACAAATACGCTAATGAAAAAGAAAAGAAACTTAAAACAAACAGAGTCAAAATAAGTAAGCTGGCGTGACGTAGTATAATTTTAAGCATTATGGCTTACTCACGTTTCTAAACTGGATCCCACCATAAGGGTTTATCTCAATCCCTGTGAGATTCTCGCGATAAGCTTGATAACGAAAAGCGTGAGCAATGGGCATAAGCGGCATTTCATCGTTTATCAATTCGATGGCTTTGCTGTAAAAATAAGCGCGGTCTTCTTGGTTAGTGTAGGTGAGCGCTTGATCAATGAGTTTGTCGTATTCCTTCGAACACCAACGCGCGCGATTTGTGCCCGAATCGATCGCTGAGCAAGTCAGTAATGGCCTGAAAAAGTTATCTGGGTCGCCATTATCCGCAGACCAGCCAATTAATACTGAATCATGTAAGCCTTGGTTTAAACGAGCGCGAAAGGTCGACCACTCATAACTAACGATGTTGGCGTCGATCCCTACGTCACGTAAATAGCGTTGCATCAGCTCAGCCATTTTCATGGCGTTTGGATTATACGCCCGCTCAACTGGCATGGCCCATATCGTCATGCTAAAACCCTCTTCGACACCATTTTCACGAAGCAACTTAGCTGCACCTAAGGGATTGTAGGTTGAAGAGCGAGTGTCTGGCTGAAACGCCCACGAAGAAGGAGGAATGATAGAAGTGGCAGGAATTGCACTGCCGAAATAGATCGCTTCCATCAACGCATTTTTATCTATAGCCATCGCAAGTGCGCGGCGAACTTCTGGATTATCAAAAGGCGCTTTAGCCGTATTAAATGCCCAAAATCCCACGTTCAAGCCCGGTTTTTCATCTAGCGTGAGTTCTTTACGTTTTCGAATAATATCCAATTGACTGTGTGTCGGAAACGCCATCGAATCGCATTCACCGGTCATTAATTTTGCCAAACGTAATGAGCTAGAAGGAGTAATATCAAATATTAGCTGCTCTGTAGTGCTACGTTCACGCCAATAGAGTGGGTGAGCATCAAAGCGAACAAATCTATCTTGTCGAAAACTATTAAACTTAAACGGCCCCGTCCCTATTGGGTGGGAATCTATGAGTTCAGGCGTGCCGGCTTTAGCCAACTGAGCAGCGTACTCAGCGGATAGAATAATGGAAAAGTCCGTGGCTAAATTAGCTAAAAAGGAACTTTCTGGACGCACAAGGGTAATCTCGACACGATATCGATTTATGCGTTTAATATCGCTAATAAGATCGCCTAACCCGACGCTGTTGATATAAGGATAGCGTCCGCCTGACACCTCATGATAAGGGTGATTTTTGTCTCGCCATCGATTGAAACTGAAAATAACGTCATCGGCATCGAAAGTGCGCGAAGGGGAAAAGTAGGACGTACTGTGAAAATCTATATTTTTGCGTAACTGAAAGGTATACGTTAAACCGTCAGTACTGGTTATCCAACTGCTGGCTAGGCCTGGGATAATCTCCCCCGTGATCAAATCAAAATCTAAAAGACGATCGTAAATTTGATGGGATGACACATCAACAGTGGTACCAGACGTATCTAGCTGGGGGTTAAAACTCGCAGGGTTTCCTTCTGAACAATAAATTATGCCATTTGGTTGTTGGTAAAGGGTATTTTCCGGGCTACAGCCCATTAAAGTGAGCATCACTGTTAACATAACAGTGATTGGGATGAAACACGAAGCATGTCGCTGAGAAACAAGCATACAGTTTATTCTCTGTCTTCTGGCGGCGTATCAAGTAAGTTATATTTCTTTAAATAACCTCGTAGCTGATGATACGTTAGGGATAGCCTCTCTGCTGTTTTCTTTTGATTATATTGACTATCCGCGAGGGCTTGTTTGATTAAATCAATTTCGAAGTTTTGTGACAGCTCTTTTAAATCAACAGGAAACTGAAAACGTTGGGGGCTTTTTGCTTCTTGCGCGTAATGCTCACTTACCTGTGGGGGTGTTTCTGGTACAACAGGTAACGTGGCTGGAATAGGTGCATCTTGGGTTTTGATTCGATCGCTGGTGCGCATTCTACTGGCAGGGCGATATATGGATTCAAAGGGATCAAGGACAATATTGTGCACCGGGATATCTGGATTATTGGCACGGTAAACGGCGCGCTCGACCACATTTTTCAGTTCTCTAATATTGCCCGGCCACTCATGTTCAAGCAAGGTACGTTTGGCTCTTTCTGTGAAGCCACTGAACACTTCCATCTCTAGCTCGCGAGCCATATTGATAGCAAAATGTTCTGCAAGCATCATGATGTCGTCTTTACGCTCCCTAAGCGGCGGCAACGTTATAACGTCAAACGCTAAGCGGTCAAGCAAGTCAGCTCTAAATTCCCCTGATTGGGCAAGGCCTGGTAAGTCTTCGTTAGTAGCAGCGATTAGGCGGATATCAACTTTGACACTTTTTGAACCGCCAACGCGCTCAAATTCACCATACTCGATAACACGAAGTAGTTTTTCTTGAATTAATCCTGAGGTGTTAGCCAATTCATCTAAGAAGAGTGTGCCATTGTCTGCGGCTTCAAATCGTCCTTCTCGTCTTTTAGCTGCACCAGTAAATGCGCCAGCTTCGTAACCGAATAGTTCGCTTTCCAGCAAGCTTTCACTTAATGCTGCACAGTTAAGTTTTGAATAGGTTTGATCCCAGCGTTTTGATAGAAAGTGCAGCCGAGCCGCGACCCCTTCTTTACCTGTCCCACGTTCACCAATAATCAATACGGGTTTATTGAGCGGTGCAATTTGCGAGATTTGCTCCAACACTTCGAGGAAACTATTGGATTGTCCTAACAAATTATCTTGTTGGCGGTAGCGGTTCATCAATATCCTCAAAAAGTGGTGTAATCGACTAACTTATGGTGTAGGTAATTATAATTGTAGATCTCAGTTACTCGAGAGTAAATTAATATTTGTTTAAAATCATATGTTTAGTCATTACACTAAGTTGGCCTGTTTATTGAATAATACTAAACAAGACGAGCTTCCAGCACATGCTAGTTGTTCACCATTAGCTGACATTATATAGAGGTAAAGACTATGGGTATATTCTCTCGTTTCACAGACATAGTGAACTCAAATATCAACGCCATTTTAGATAAGGCGGAAGATCCTGAAAAAATGGTGCGTCTAATTATTCAAGAAATGGAAGATACATTGGTTGAAGTA from the Paraglaciecola mesophila genome contains:
- the pspF gene encoding phage shock protein operon transcriptional activator; translation: MNRYRQQDNLLGQSNSFLEVLEQISQIAPLNKPVLIIGERGTGKEGVAARLHFLSKRWDQTYSKLNCAALSESLLESELFGYEAGAFTGAAKRREGRFEAADNGTLFLDELANTSGLIQEKLLRVIEYGEFERVGGSKSVKVDIRLIAATNEDLPGLAQSGEFRADLLDRLAFDVITLPPLRERKDDIMMLAEHFAINMARELEMEVFSGFTERAKRTLLEHEWPGNIRELKNVVERAVYRANNPDIPVHNIVLDPFESIYRPASRMRTSDRIKTQDAPIPATLPVVPETPPQVSEHYAQEAKSPQRFQFPVDLKELSQNFEIDLIKQALADSQYNQKKTAERLSLTYHQLRGYLKKYNLLDTPPEDRE
- a CDS encoding sodium ion-translocating decarboxylase subunit beta, translated to MDKLALLWQSTSLAHFEMGQIVMMAVGCLLLFLAIVKKFEPLLLVPIGFGAILTNIPLAGFSEPGGLLYYIYYVGIETGVFPLLIFMGVGAMTDFSALIANPRMLFLGAAAQFGIFGTLFGAIALNLVPGFEFTLKDASAIAIIGGADGPTAIFLASKLAPELLGAIAVAAYSYMALVPIIQPPIMRLLTNEDERNIKMAQLRVVSKREKIIFPLAVLLMTILFLPSATPLVGMFCLGNLMKESGVVDRLSNTAQNELINIVTIFLGLAVGSKLSADKFLTIETLGILGLGAIAFSMGTAAGILMAKVLGKFSKEKINPLIGAAGVSAVPMAARVVNKVGLETNPHNFLLMHAMGPNVAGVLGSAVAAGILLALVG
- a CDS encoding ATP-binding cassette domain-containing protein; translation: MNDLLSVENLRFDNCHGKRWQNKGSKFTLGPVNFSIQAGETLAIVGANGSGKSLLAKLLVGLEQPDSGSIYLNERKLEQYDNKHRVLNIRMVFQNSNESLNPGITLGSILEEPLKLNTRLDHQARTAKVEQTLKQVGLLPEHRFFYRHMLSDGQRQRVALARAIILNPQVIVADEPFAALDPSVRSQTVNLLMELQRELGLGFIFISHNLGIVRHISDKILVMKQGKVVESGKTDVIFHWPKDEYTKKLVHAHQALINGQS
- a CDS encoding ABC transporter permease, whose amino-acid sequence is MLKIILRHASLLILTLFVLSFFSFSLAYLFPGDPLINLTGIRDSSEQEYALLAEQYAMHSSFIVQYWQYVTHLFTGNWGLSFSSGLPLAEEISRSLAASVELSAYALFFSFLIGLPLGFLSGLRHHKFTDFTLLTASVIGYSIPVFWAALIAILIFSIQLGWFPLSGRISLLYDVPFETGFILVDILLSDLPDKEFAFQDALRHLVLPSVSIAIVTCTIVLRITRRSIVEVMSSEYIQAAYARGLSPRQVFLRHGVKNALIPILPLLVMQFTTLLTNAMIVETIFSWPGIGNGLIQAIYQRDFPAIRAGMLAVSALVLTFTITIDMVIQIFDPAGRRPENATS
- a CDS encoding ABC transporter substrate-binding protein; its protein translation is MLVSQRHASCFIPITVMLTVMLTLMGCSPENTLYQQPNGIIYCSEGNPASFNPQLDTSGTTVDVSSHQIYDRLLDFDLITGEIIPGLASSWITSTDGLTYTFQLRKNIDFHSTSYFSPSRTFDADDVIFSFNRWRDKNHPYHEVSGGRYPYINSVGLGDLISDIKRINRYRVEITLVRPESSFLANLATDFSIILSAEYAAQLAKAGTPELIDSHPIGTGPFKFNSFRQDRFVRFDAHPLYWRERSTTEQLIFDITPSSSLRLAKLMTGECDSMAFPTHSQLDIIRKRKELTLDEKPGLNVGFWAFNTAKAPFDNPEVRRALAMAIDKNALMEAIYFGSAIPATSIIPPSSWAFQPDTRSSTYNPLGAAKLLRENGVEEGFSMTIWAMPVERAYNPNAMKMAELMQRYLRDVGIDANIVSYEWSTFRARLNQGLHDSVLIGWSADNGDPDNFFRPLLTCSAIDSGTNRARWCSKEYDKLIDQALTYTNQEDRAYFYSKAIELINDEMPLMPIAHAFRYQAYRENLTGIEINPYGGIQFRNVSKP
- a CDS encoding ABC transporter permease subunit, with amino-acid sequence MPRLNLYQEEFYPSPIQNTWKEFKENHAALLSLYCVIFFIFLMIFGPFLAPYDPLQQNIELLLVPPAWDNNGDISYLFGTDGLGRDMLSRIIYGCRMTFGISLVLVIISMLIGVALGAMAGMSKGLRSSVVNHLLDSIMAIPTLLIAIIIIAIVGTGLVNSMWAISLALIPQFIHQTRDIVRQKMKKEYVLAAQLDGAGKIHIFFNSILPNMAEMLVVQVTLALSVAILDISALGFLNLGAQAPSPELGALLSEGLTTAYVAPWNIALPGAAIFFMMMSINLVGDGLRSALRYRLLR
- a CDS encoding oligopeptide/dipeptide ABC transporter ATP-binding protein; the encoded protein is MSLLDIKNLTLEIDSQSGWIKALDKINLVINEGQIHALVGESGSGKSIIVKAIVGAISDRWRITADRMTWRGQDLLTMSVRERRKIIRSDISVIFQNPKSSLDPIVPLGDQLKEVILATRLEKGMFWNRAKARKKYASELLHRVGIKDHEVYMRSLPHQIPNDVCQKFMIAMALASQPKLVIADDPTRGMEITDKSQILKLLSRVNKVRKLSILFVSHDLLAISSMADHMTVLYCGQTVESGRMSQLRKRALHPYTKALLESAPSFRTDLPPKSPLSSLGGTIPTFQHLPIGCRLGPRCPRARKECVKVPEVRRIHEHTYSCHFPLHRDQK